CCATGTAACTCTCCGGTGTGTAATCCAGGCAGGGCACGGCTTCATTTTCGGCCGGGTCAAACAGCGGTTTGCCATGTTCGTCCACCGCAGAGACGCAATACAGATAACTGCGTCCTAAATGGATGGATCGGTAAGGGGCCACCTGCAGCCGGTCTTCATAAAATGAAAACAGAAAATCGCATTTGCCATCAATCAGGAGTTTCACCGCTTCGTCAACTTCATTGGCTACCACTGAAAGCTGGGTATTCAATGCCGGGTTAAACAGGCAGGCATGCAGTTTCGGTAAGACACTGATCGCCATGGAATGCGAGGAACTGATCCGAACGGTATGCCGGCCCAGAAATGAACTACCAGACAGGCGGTTTACTTCATCATCCAGTTGCTGCAGGATGGATTGGGCCGTGGTTTTAAACTGTTTTCCATGCAGCGTCAGTTCAATCGGCGTTTTTCCCCGATCGATTAGATTCAGGCCCAGTTCGGTTTCAAGGGATTTAATCCGGCGACTGAAGGCGGGCTGAGTGACATTGCGAACAGCAGCCGCATGCGAAAAATTACGCAGTTCGGCCAGGGTCAGGAAATCCTGCAACCATTTCGTTTCGATATTTTTCATGTGAACGACAGTGAGATCGAAGGAAGCTCTGGTTCATGCAGAGCCATGAACGGATAAGATTACCAAAACCCTGACAAGGGCTGCCATCTTTATCTCGGATGTTTTTGCCGTTTTCATGAGCACTCAGCGAACTGAAAAAATCTGAATCTCTACGGGATTGTTTGTGTTAGGTTTTCAGACGAAATCTGTGAACAACAATGGAAGGAAAGCGGCATGATACTGGAAGTTGCAATATTGGATGTTCTGCCTGAACAGACCGAGGCTTTTGAACGGGATGACGCAAGAGGATAATTACAAAATATTGCGCAACTTATTGCGTAATTGCACAGAATCGGACATCAAGGTATGACAGCAGATGAATCTGGATGCATAAAACATTAAGATGACTGAAATTTCAGGGAGTTGCTGAATCGCTGTCAACAGGAGAAGGGAATGGACATCAAACCAATTCACAAGGCGAGTTGCCATTGTGGTGCCGTGGAACTTGAATTGAAAATGCCCCATGGTCTGGAAGACCCGCGTCGTTGCACTTGCTCGATGTGTCGCAAGCGCGGGGCAATTGCAGCATCGGTCCTGCTGGAAAACCTGAAGGTCGTCAAAGGAGAAGAAAACCTGACGCTTTATCAGTTCAATACCATGACCGCCAAACATTATTTC
The Photobacterium sp. GJ3 DNA segment above includes these coding regions:
- a CDS encoding LysR substrate-binding domain-containing protein, translating into MKNIETKWLQDFLTLAELRNFSHAAAVRNVTQPAFSRRIKSLETELGLNLIDRGKTPIELTLHGKQFKTTAQSILQQLDDEVNRLSGSSFLGRHTVRISSSHSMAISVLPKLHACLFNPALNTQLSVVANEVDEAVKLLIDGKCDFLFSFYEDRLQVAPYRSIHLGRSYLYCVSAVDEHGKPLFDPAENEAVPCLDYTPESYMGRALQRSNRTLTHNTVCTSSMTDFIKALVMQGKGISWLPDYAIKEELAAGRLQILSAREPIPLDLYVYRYHSRLHATCEAIWSAMSKMSPIDGLLSRESQPH
- a CDS encoding GFA family protein, with the protein product MDIKPIHKASCHCGAVELELKMPHGLEDPRRCTCSMCRKRGAIAASVLLENLKVVKGEENLTLYQFNTMTAKHYFCKTCGIYTHHQRRSNPHQFAINVACLEGVNPYELEPVKINDGVNHPSDR